In Bacteroidota bacterium, a single genomic region encodes these proteins:
- a CDS encoding RNA polymerase sigma factor, which translates to MTLTDYNKSVDQYSDNIYRFILKNIKDEDKAKDIVQETYIKLWNKVEEVSAEKVKSYLFTTAYRTMIDMIRRDKRLTDFDELDQSNMIHTNQYSDLKEILNEAINKLPEKQKSVILLRDYEGYSYQEIADITGMNESQVKVYIYRARVFLKGKLKSIDLLI; encoded by the coding sequence ATGACCTTAACCGACTATAATAAAAGTGTAGATCAGTATTCTGATAATATTTATCGGTTTATTCTCAAAAACATTAAAGATGAGGATAAAGCAAAAGATATTGTACAGGAAACATACATCAAACTATGGAACAAGGTCGAAGAAGTTTCAGCAGAAAAAGTGAAATCATATTTGTTTACTACAGCATACCGTACCATGATAGATATGATTAGAAGAGACAAGCGTTTGACAGATTTTGATGAGTTGGATCAAAGTAATATGATACACACTAATCAGTATTCGGATTTAAAAGAAATTTTGAATGAAGCCATTAATAAGTTACCCGAAAAACAGAAATCAGTGATTTTACTTCGGGACTATGAAGGTTATTCATATCAGGAAATTGCAGATATCACAGGTATGAATGAAAGCCAGGTAAAAGTTTATATTTATCGCGCCAGAGTTTTTCTAAAAGGCAAATTGAAAAGTATTGATCTTTTAATATAA